The proteins below come from a single Malus sylvestris chromosome 3, drMalSylv7.2, whole genome shotgun sequence genomic window:
- the LOC126615868 gene encoding 5'-adenylylsulfate reductase 3, chloroplastic-like has protein sequence MAFVAPSPPTQSLLRASLSPHEPKAQWTSSVNPSDQFSFASTAVASFQRPSSAKSLSAESKRCKSVVPLAAKVASPDVDNNVVGEDYEKLAKELENASPLQIMKKALDQFGNDIAIAFSGAEDVALIEYAKLTGRPFRVFSLDTGRLNPETYQFFDTVEKHYGIHIEYMFPDAVEVQALVRGKGLFSFYEDGHQECCRVRKVRPLRRALKGLRAWITGQRKDQSPGTRAEIPVVQVDPSFEGIDGGIGSLVKWNPVANVEGHDIWNFLQVMNVPVNPLHSQGYISIGCEPCTRPVLPGQHEREGRWWWEDAKAKECGLHNGNIKEKEALHLNGNGNGISTTNGSANVPDIFNSKNLVSLSRTGIENLARLENRSEPWLVVLYAPWCRFCQAMEGSYVELAENLAGTGVKVGKFRADGEQKKYAQQELKLGSFPTILFFPKHSSKPVKYPSEKRDVASLLAFVNALR, from the exons ATGGCTTTCGTAGCTCCGTCTCCTCCCACCCAATCATTGCTTCGCGCTTCGCTATCTCCCCACGAGCCCAAAG CTCAATGGACATCTTCTGTGAATCCGTCGGATCAATTTTCGTTTGCATCGACGGCTGTGGCCTCTTTCCAGAGACCATCATCGGCAAAATCCCTTTCCGCAGAATCGAAAAGGTGCAAATCAGTTGTTCCGCTTGCTGCAAAAGTGGCATCTCCAG ATGTTGACAACAATGTGGTAGGAGAAGATTACGAAAAACTGGCAAAAGAGTTGGAAAACGCTTCCCCACTTCAAATCATGAAGAAGGCTCTTGACCAATTTGGGAATGACATTGCCATTGCTTTCAG CGGGGCTGAGGACGTCGCCTTGATCGAGTATGCCAAACTAACAGGTCGGCCCTTCAGGGTATTCAGCCTGGATACTGGGAGGCTTAACCCAGAGACGTACCAGTTTTTTGACACTGTTGAGAAGCACTATGGCATTCACATCGAATACATGTTTCCTGATGCTGTTGAAGTTCAAGCACTGGTGCGAGGCAAAGGACTGTTCTCATTCTATGAAGACGGCCACCAGGAGTGCTGCAGGGTAAGGAAGGTTAGGCCTTTAAGGCGAGCCCTTAAGGGTCTTCGTGCCTGGATCACTGGGCAGAGAAAAGACCAGTCTCCGGGCACAAGAGCTGAAATTCCGGTTGTCCAGGTGGACCCATCGTTTGAAGGAATTGATGGTGGAATTGGCAGCTTGGTGAAATGGAATCCTGTTGCTAACGTGGAAGGCCATGACATATGGAACTTCCTCCAAGTCATGAATGTACCTGTCAATCCTTTGCACTCGCAAGGATACATTTCAATCGGGTGTGAGCCATGCACAAGGCCGGTGCTGCCAGGGCAGCATGAAAGGGAGGGAAGATGGTGGTGGGAGGATGCTAAGGCAAAGGAATGTGGCCTTCATAACGGAAATATCAAAGAAAAAGAGGCGCTGCACCTCAATGGCAATGGTAATGGGATCTCAACAACAAATGGGAGTGCCAATGTCCCAGACATCTTTAACAGCAAGAACTTGGTTTCCTTGAGCAGGACTGGGATAGAGAACTTGGCTAGACTGGAAAACCGAAGTGAACCTTGGCTTGTTGTGCTTTATGCACCATGGTGCCGTTTCTGCCAG GCAATGGAAGGATCATATGTTGAATTAGCAGAGAATCTGGCCGGAACTGGGGTGAAGGTGGGTAAGTTCAGAGCTGATGGGGAACAGAAGAAATATGCGCAGCAAGAACTGAAGCTGGGGAGCTTCCCAACAATACTCTTCTTCCCCAAGCACTCGTCAAAGCCCGTCAAGTATCCATCAGAGAAGAGGGATGTAGCGTCGTTGTTGGCCTTTGTGAATGCTCTCCGGTGA
- the LOC126615873 gene encoding lactoylglutathione lyase GLX1-like isoform X1 yields the protein MVIKYEQLVCAILLFLSLFVARAVPHDDVLEWIQKDNRRFLRANIRVGDLDRTIKFYTEFFGMKVLSRKDFPAEKYSNAIVGFGPEESQFVIGLTDHHNAEDELDIGTAFSHFGFSTQDIYNTVEKVRASGGVITRESGPLVEGGEGTIFAFMNDPDGYSFELLQRPPTPQPLSHICLNVLDLDRSIEFYNKSLGMNLLQTFDFPQERYTVGMVGYGSNLTQTVVIELKYNYNVTAYRRGNGYAQVAIGTNDVYKSAAAVRRVTKEVGGEIIIPPGPIPKIDAKITAFLDTDGFQTLFEAIFSAFTERFFNSYKIVKMVS from the exons ATGGTGATCAAGTACGAGCAGTTGGTCTGTGCTATTCTTTTGTTCCTCTCTTTG TTTGTAGCTCGGGCAGTACCCCATGATGATGTGTTAGAATGGATACAGAAAGATAATCGTCGTTTCCTCCGTGCCAATATCCGAGTTGGTGATCTCGATCGCACCATTAA GTTTTACACAGAATTTTTTGGAATGAAAGTACTGAGTAGAAAAGATTTCCCAGCAGAAAAATACTCGAATGCAATCGTTGGGTTTGGACCGGAAGAATCTCAGTTTGTGATAGGGCTCACAGACCATC ACAATGCAGAGGACGAGCTAGACATTGGGACAGCCTTTAGTCATTTTGGATTTTCAACCCAAGAT ATTTACAACACGGTTGAAAAAGTTCGAGCTAGTGGTGGTGTGATCACTCGTGAATCTGGGCCGCTCGTAGAAGGGGGAGAGGGAACCATTTTCGCCTTCATGAACGATCCTGACGGCTACAGTTTCGAGCTCCTCCAGAGGCCGCCAACTCCACAACCACTTTCTCATATATGTCTTAATGTTCTTGATTTAGATCGCTCTATTGAGTTCTACAACAAG TCCTTGGGCATGAACCTACTACAGACGTTTGACTTCCCTCAAGAGCGG TATACCGTAGGTATGGTGGGGTACGGATCCAATCTTACTCAAACAGTTGTTATCGAGTTGAAATACAATTATAATGTGACGGCATATAGAAGAGGAAATGGTTATGCACAG GTTGCTATTGGCACTAATGATGTGTACAAGAGCGCAGCAGCTGTAAGACGGGTAACCAAGGAAGTTGGAGGGGAAATAATAATACCACCAGGTCCAATCCCAAAAATCGACGCCAAAATCACTGCATTCCTTGATACAGATGGCTTTCAAACG CTTTTTGAAGCTATCTTCAGTGCGTTCACCGAGAG GTTCTTCAATTCATACAAGATTGTTAAGATGGTATCATGA
- the LOC126615872 gene encoding GDSL esterase/lipase At5g55050-like yields the protein MASRLFLLMSLIISFLFSPSNLLGFTVTEARVVPAMYVFGDSLVDVGNNNYLQFSFAKANFPHNGLDFPTKQPTGRFCNGKNAADLLAEKMGLPTIPPYLSMASKLNKSYNLFLNGVNFASGAAKIFKEDQQYPQSISLGEQVDYYLSVKECLGQQIGTFKTQKHLSKCLFTIIIGSNDIYTYFDSSTSNRSTPQQYVNSLVLTLKQQVKRLYDYGARKFVIVGIALIGCTPSERNERSDQECKADVNQLSAKYNQVLISMLKNLKSELKGINYSYFDGYSVMHNFIQNPTAYGFAEVKAACCGLGKLNADAPCLPFATYCSNRSNHLFWDRTHPTEAAHRIFVDYMLSGPLQYTFPINVKKLVSI from the exons ATGGCTTCCAGACTTTTCCTTCTCATGAGTCTGATCAtctcctttctcttctctccctcCAACCTTCTGGGATTCACTGTCACGGAGGCGCGTGTGGTTCCGGCCATGTATGTTTTCGGAGACTCGTTGGTAGATGTGGGCAACAACAATTACCTCCAGTTTTCTTTTGCCAAAGCAAACTTTCCTCACAATGGCCTCGACTTTCCGACCAAACAGCCAACCGGCAGATTTTGTAACGGCAAGAATGCTGCAGATCTTCTCG CTGAGAAAATGGGCTTACCTACCATACCACCATATCTTTCTATGGCATCTAAATTGAACAAGAGCTATAACCTCTTCCTAAATGGTGTTAACTTTGCTTCTGGAGCTGCTAAAATCTTCAAAGAGGATCAACAATAT CCCCAGTCAATATCTTTGGGAGAACAAGTAGATTATTATTTGTCAGTGAAGGAATGCCTTGGGCAACAGATAGGAACCTTCAAAACACAAAAGCATCTATCAAAATGTCTCTTCACCATTATCATTGGAAGCAATGACATCTACACCTACTTTGACTCCTCCACCAGTAATAGGAGCACACCTCAGCAGTATGTTAACTCCCTGGTTCTCACACTTAAACAACAAGTGAAG CGTTTATATGATTATGGCGCTCGTAAATTTGTCATCGTTGGAATTGCGCTTATCGGGTGCACCCCGTCAGAAAGAAATGAGCGATCCGAtcaagaatgcaaagctgacgTTAATCAGTTGTCAGCTAAGTACAATCAAGTTCTTATATCAATGTTGAAGAACTTGAAATCGGAGCTCAAGGGCATAAACTACTCCTACTTTGATGGTTACAGCGTCATGCACAACTTCATTCAGAATCCAACAGCTTACG GATTTGCTGAGGTTAAAGCTGCTTGCTGTGGTCTTGGGAAGCTTAATGCGGATGCTCCATGCCTACCATTCGCAACGTACTGCAGCAACAGAAGCAACCATCTCTTCTGGGACAGAACTCATCCAACAGAGGCAGCACATCGCATCTTTGTGGACTATATGCTTTCTGGTCCCTTACAATACACGTTCCCAATCAACGTGAAAAAGCTAGTTTCCATTTAA
- the LOC126615873 gene encoding lactoylglutathione lyase GLX1-like isoform X2, which produces MVIKYEQLVCAILLFLSLFVARAVPHDDVLEWIQKDNRRFLRANIRVGDLDRTIKFYTEFFGMKVLSRKDFPAEKYSNAIVGFGPEESQFVIGLTDHHNAEDELDIGTAFSHFGFSTQDIYNTVEKVRASGGVITRESGPLVEGGEGTIFAFMNDPDGYSFELLQRPPTPQPLSHICLNVLDLDRSIEFYNKSLGMNLLQTFDFPQERYTVGMVGYGSNLTQTVVIELKYNYNVTAYRRGNGYAQVAIGTNDVYKSAAAVRRVTKEVGGEIIIPPGPIPKIDAKITAFLDTDGFQTVLVDNEDYLKRIEEREMKQNP; this is translated from the exons ATGGTGATCAAGTACGAGCAGTTGGTCTGTGCTATTCTTTTGTTCCTCTCTTTG TTTGTAGCTCGGGCAGTACCCCATGATGATGTGTTAGAATGGATACAGAAAGATAATCGTCGTTTCCTCCGTGCCAATATCCGAGTTGGTGATCTCGATCGCACCATTAA GTTTTACACAGAATTTTTTGGAATGAAAGTACTGAGTAGAAAAGATTTCCCAGCAGAAAAATACTCGAATGCAATCGTTGGGTTTGGACCGGAAGAATCTCAGTTTGTGATAGGGCTCACAGACCATC ACAATGCAGAGGACGAGCTAGACATTGGGACAGCCTTTAGTCATTTTGGATTTTCAACCCAAGAT ATTTACAACACGGTTGAAAAAGTTCGAGCTAGTGGTGGTGTGATCACTCGTGAATCTGGGCCGCTCGTAGAAGGGGGAGAGGGAACCATTTTCGCCTTCATGAACGATCCTGACGGCTACAGTTTCGAGCTCCTCCAGAGGCCGCCAACTCCACAACCACTTTCTCATATATGTCTTAATGTTCTTGATTTAGATCGCTCTATTGAGTTCTACAACAAG TCCTTGGGCATGAACCTACTACAGACGTTTGACTTCCCTCAAGAGCGG TATACCGTAGGTATGGTGGGGTACGGATCCAATCTTACTCAAACAGTTGTTATCGAGTTGAAATACAATTATAATGTGACGGCATATAGAAGAGGAAATGGTTATGCACAG GTTGCTATTGGCACTAATGATGTGTACAAGAGCGCAGCAGCTGTAAGACGGGTAACCAAGGAAGTTGGAGGGGAAATAATAATACCACCAGGTCCAATCCCAAAAATCGACGCCAAAATCACTGCATTCCTTGATACAGATGGCTTTCAAACG GTGTTGGTAGACAATGAAGACTACTTGAAAAGAATTGAAGAAAGAGAGATGAAGCAAAATCCTTAG